The proteins below are encoded in one region of Nitrospirota bacterium:
- a CDS encoding ATP-binding cassette domain-containing protein, translating to MVESIVFDSVTKVSGGSRSPRTAVDRLSLSIPQGDTFGFLGPNGAGKSPTIKILLNVIFPTSGQALLLRREKRREKATFLA from the coding sequence ATGGTGGAGAGTATCGTTTTTGACAGCGTGACTAAGGTCTCCGGAGGCTCGCGGTCGCCGCGGACTGCCGTCGATCGCCTCAGTCTGTCCATCCCGCAGGGCGACACCTTCGGCTTCCTCGGGCCCAATGGCGCGGGCAAGAGCCCGACTATCAAGATCCTCCTCAACGTGATTTTCCCAACCTCAGGTCAGGCCTTGCTCTTGCGACGAGAAAAGCGACGAGAAAAGGCTACTTTTTTAGCCTGA
- a CDS encoding prepilin-type N-terminal cleavage/methylation domain-containing protein, giving the protein MFKAMHQLREKVSRGERGFTLVELLIVVAIIGILAAIAIPQFAAYRIRSYNASASSDCRNMRTAEESLFADNQFYGVSVALPGTTLAAAAGSVGGAGALVLGPASPATAAAAGSLLTGTNPVTAAIGAIGISASNGSNMQVNTTVGNASYLGVCRHELGDTAYGGDSDSTAFYFVRNATWANTLNALSATVPPVTAAADDFNGAAGGGAPTANWTVQ; this is encoded by the coding sequence TGGTCGAGTTGCTCATCGTGGTCGCGATCATCGGCATTCTTGCCGCGATCGCGATCCCGCAGTTCGCCGCGTATCGGATTCGGAGTTACAACGCCAGCGCCAGTTCTGATTGCCGCAATATGCGGACAGCCGAAGAGTCCCTGTTTGCGGATAACCAGTTCTATGGAGTAAGCGTCGCGCTTCCGGGAACAACCTTGGCGGCCGCGGCTGGGAGTGTGGGGGGAGCTGGCGCATTAGTGCTGGGACCTGCGAGTCCGGCGACTGCCGCGGCAGCGGGCTCCTTGTTGACCGGAACCAACCCGGTGACGGCTGCCATTGGCGCCATCGGCATCTCGGCCTCGAACGGGAGCAATATGCAGGTCAACACCACGGTCGGCAATGCAAGCTATCTTGGAGTCTGTCGGCATGAGTTGGGTGATACCGCGTATGGGGGAGACAGCGACTCAACGGCGTTCTACTTTGTGAGGAACGCGACGTGGGCGAATACCCTCAACGCGCTCTCTGCAACCGTTCCTCCAGTGACTGCAGCCGCCGATGATTTCAATGGGGCTGCGGGCGGCGGTGCTCCTACCGCGAACTGGACCGTGCAGTAA
- a CDS encoding prepilin-type N-terminal cleavage/methylation domain-containing protein, which translates to MYNSWYKSTAKTSDGERGFTLVELLIVVAIIGILAAIAIPQFAAYRIRSYNASAGSDCRNMRTAEETIFADNQYYGVSVALPGTTLAAAPGSAGGAGGVVLGPASPASAAAAGSLLTGTHPVTGAIGAIGVSASNGSNMQVNTTAGNGSYLGVCRHELGDTAYGGDSDSSAIYFVRNAAWPGTLNALSATIPAATNAVDDFNGAAGGGAPTANWTVQ; encoded by the coding sequence ATGTATAACTCGTGGTACAAGTCAACGGCTAAGACGAGCGATGGCGAGCGGGGTTTTACGCTGGTTGAGTTGCTCATCGTGGTCGCGATCATCGGCATTCTTGCCGCGATCGCGATCCCGCAGTTCGCTGCATACCGGATTCGAAGTTACAATGCCAGTGCCGGTTCTGATTGCCGTAATATGCGGACAGCCGAAGAGACGATCTTCGCTGACAATCAATATTACGGCGTGAGCGTGGCGCTTCCGGGGACAACCTTGGCGGCTGCGCCTGGGAGTGCGGGTGGGGCTGGGGGGGTAGTGTTGGGACCGGCAAGTCCAGCGTCCGCCGCGGCGGCAGGTTCCTTGTTGACCGGGACCCACCCGGTGACGGGCGCCATCGGGGCTATCGGCGTTTCAGCCTCGAACGGGAGCAATATGCAGGTCAACACCACGGCGGGCAATGGAAGCTATCTCGGCGTCTGTCGGCACGAGTTGGGCGATACCGCGTATGGAGGAGACAGCGACTCATCGGCGATTTACTTTGTGAGAAACGCGGCTTGGCCGGGTACCCTCAACGCGCTCTCCGCGACAATCCCCGCAGCGACTAATGCCGTCGACGACTTTAATGGGGCTGCGGGCGGCGGGGCTCCTACCGCGAATTGGACCGTGCAGTAG